In Aurantimicrobium minutum, the DNA window TAAAAACCTTGCAGCAGTAGCTGCCCCAAGAACCCCAGGTCAAAGACGGTCTGGGGTTCTTTCGCTTAACCCAGCACTTCTCCCAGGCCACGCCTAGAATTGTGGCGTGGCTGTAAATCCTGAACTTCAAGGTCGTGTCTTCCCTCCGACCGCCCCGTATCTCGTTGGACGTGAAAAGATTCGCGAGTTTTCTCGCGCAGTACTCTCGACCAACCCCATCAACTTTGATGTGGACGCAGCGCAGGCTGCCGGCCACAGCGACCTCGTAGCCCCCACGACATTTCCAGTCGTCGTGCAGGAGGCCACCCTGGCGCAACTCTTAGCCGAGCCGGATGCGGGCATTGACTTCTCCCGCGTC includes these proteins:
- a CDS encoding FAS1-like dehydratase domain-containing protein; the protein is MAVNPELQGRVFPPTAPYLVGREKIREFSRAVLSTNPINFDVDAAQAAGHSDLVAPTTFPVVVQEATLAQLLAEPDAGIDFSRVVHGEQRFTYTRAIVAGDELTATLTVSSVKSLGGHNMVTADSEIVDADGKHVVTAISTLVVRGDED